The Mesorhizobium koreense genome includes a window with the following:
- a CDS encoding lysozyme inhibitor LprI family protein: MKIGILTAAMILAMPTLAFAKDKCADAQDQATMNQCADASFKQSDKKLNDLYKQVQGRLKDDADTKKLFIQAQRNWVKFRDAECSFQTAEAAGGSVMPMLVSMCMDGLTKSRIKDLQGYLNCQEGDQNCPVPAAN; encoded by the coding sequence ATGAAAATCGGGATACTGACTGCAGCAATGATTCTGGCCATGCCGACCCTTGCCTTTGCCAAGGACAAATGTGCCGATGCCCAGGATCAGGCAACCATGAACCAGTGCGCCGATGCTTCGTTCAAGCAATCCGACAAAAAACTTAACGACCTTTACAAACAGGTCCAAGGGCGCCTGAAGGACGACGCGGATACCAAGAAGCTTTTCATTCAAGCTCAGCGCAATTGGGTCAAATTTCGCGACGCGGAGTGCAGTTTCCAGACTGCAGAGGCGGCGGGAGGAAGCGTTATGCCAATGCTTGTTTCAATGTGCATGGACGGCCTGACCAAATCCCGCATCAAGGACTTACAAGGCTACCTCAATTGTCAGGAAGGCGATCAGAACTGCCCGGTTCCGGCCGCGAACTGA
- a CDS encoding helix-turn-helix domain-containing protein, whose translation MNIYEQKPDMDTMGGRLSRAREAAGLTAKDLAWRLGVKIATVNAWERDRSQPATHRLNMLSGLLSVSISWLLHGVGTSPVEPVERVSAEKVAGQLEKLTSLHEETGELIGRISKELGNLGRINKSLLEELTAGE comes from the coding sequence ATGAATATTTACGAACAGAAGCCGGACATGGACACGATGGGCGGCCGGCTTTCCCGCGCCCGCGAAGCCGCCGGCCTGACGGCAAAGGATCTCGCCTGGCGCCTCGGCGTGAAGATCGCGACCGTGAACGCCTGGGAGCGCGACCGCTCGCAGCCGGCGACGCATCGGCTGAATATGCTTTCCGGCCTGCTCAGCGTTTCGATATCGTGGCTGCTCCACGGCGTCGGGACTTCACCCGTCGAACCGGTGGAGCGCGTAAGCGCCGAGAAAGTCGCCGGCCAGTTGGAGAAACTGACCTCGCTGCACGAGGAGACCGGCGAGTTGATCGGACGGATAAGCAAGGAACTGGGCAATCTCGGCCGGATCAACAAATCGCTTCTGGAAGAGCTGACGGCGGGGGAGTGA